The DNA window AGGTCGAGGGAGGGGTCGGGCTTGTGCGTCAGCGCCGCGGCGTCGACGGTCAGCGTGACGGTGACCTCGCGGCTGGTGTCGGCGGGAAGGGTCACCGAGGACGGGGAGACCGAGAAGCTCGCTCCGGGCAGGGTGTCCACGTCCTCCACGGACAGGGTGTAGGTGTTGCTGCTCGCGCCGTCGTTCTCGATGCGTACCTGCTTGGTGCGGGTCAGGTCGCCCGTGGCGTCGAGGGTGCCGAAGGTGACGCTCACCACGCCCGGGTCGTTCACGACGTAGGCGAGGGAGTCGGTGTCGACGGCGGCCTGCGCGTCGATGCGGCCGGCGCCCGCCCGCAGGACGCCGAGCGCCGCGCCGCCGTGCGCCGGCAGCGGGTACACATGGTGGGTCGCCGTGTCCATGATCGCGGCCTTGACCTGCTCGGGCCGCCAGTCGGGATGGGCCGCGATGACCAGGGCCGCCTCGCCGGCGACGTGTGGCGTCGCCATCGACGTCCCGCTCTCGACAGCGCCCCCAGCACCGGTGCCGAACGCCGCCGAGACGATGCTGTTGCCGGGCGCTGAGACGTCCGGCTTGACGTTGTCCGACTGGGTGATGCCGCGGGAGGAGAAGCCGACGATCGCGTCGGTCGGGTCCTCGGCGCCGGTCAGGACGTTCTTGACGGCCAGCCGCAGGGCCCCCGTGAGAGTCACGGTCACTGCGTGGCTGCCGTTCAGCGCGGTCTGGATCTCGTCGCGCGCGTCCTTCGAGGTGATCATGACCGGGATGATCGAGTCGCCGACGATCCCCGCGGCGAAGCGGTTGCTGTCGTCGCCGAACAGGGCGCCGATCGCGCCGGCGGCCCGGACGTTGGCGGAGCGGGCGGCCGAGCCGCAGCGACGGTTGACGTCGTTGTCCGTCCAGTACAGGAAGGCGACCTTGCCCGCGACCTTGGCCGCCTGGGCGCTGGTCAGCGGGTCGCACCCGTCGGCGTTGGTCGTGGCGACGTCCGCGTCGGTCCAATCGCTGGAGATCTCCGCGAGCGGCGCGTCTGTGACGCCCGGCTTGTTGGTCCAGTCGTAGGAGGTCGAGAGCTCACCCGGGAAGGGGCTGCCGGGGGCGTCCGTCCCGTCGAACTTGGCGGCGACGCCGTCCCACGTGTCGGTGTTGTCGTCCGAGGCGGCCACGGCGATGGCGCGCGAGGCGTTCCCCGGGGAGCCGCCGACCTCGAAGGCGTCCCCGGCGTTGCCGATCGCTGCGGCGACGGTGATACCGGCGAGGACCGCGTTGTTCGTGGCCACCGAGTCGGGGTCCTCTGGCGAGGCGAAATCGGAGCCGAGGGACATGTTGACGACGTCGAGGTGGTCGTTCAGGTCACCGTCGCCGTTGGGGTCGGCGGCCCAGTCGAGCGCCTCTGAGATCAGGTCGGTGTCACCCTTGCAGCCGAAGACCTTGAGGGCGAAGAGCTTCGCCCCCGGCGCCATGCCCGGTCCGATCTTGAGGGAGGAGAACGGCGTCGAGGTGTCGTACGGACCGTGGAACGTGGACCCGTCGGCCGCGACGCCGTACCCCGCGGCCGTACCGGCGACGTGGGTTCCGTGCCCGTCGCAGTCCAGGGGGTTGTCGTCCGGGTGCGGGATCAGCGCGGGGTTGCCCAGCGGGGCGGCGGCGTCGTAGGCGTCACCGGCGAAGTCGTAGCCGCCCGCGACCTTGGCCGGGTCGGGATAGGTGGGCTCGGCGGCCGAAGCGGCGCGCGCCGCGTTGTAGGCGGCCACGGTTCCGGGCCCGCCGAAGTCGGCGTGGGTGTAGTCGATGCCGCTGTCGATGATCCCGATGGTCACGCCCTTGCCGGTCCCGGACGCCCCGGACTCCCACGCCTGCGGCGCCGCGGTCAGGGGGACCGTGTTCGCGTTGTCGATGCTCTTCGGGGTGAGCACGTGGATGGCCTTCACGTTCGGCAGGGCCGCCAGGGCAGCCAGGCGGCTCGCGTCGGTGACCACGGCGACGCCCGCGTAGAGGGCGTGGACCTGGAACAGCGTCGTCGCCCTCGTGGCGGGCCTGCTGAACGTCGCCTCGACCTGGTGCTGCTGGGTGCGGACACGCGCGGTGGCCAGCCGGCTGGCGGTCCCGGCGGCGTGCAGCCCCAGGTGCAGGGCTGACGAGTACGCCTGGGCCGCCGGCTTCGCGTCGAGCTGGAGCATGACCGCGACCCGGCCGCTGGCGGGCAGTCCCGCGAGCGAGCGGATCGAGCCCGCCGTCGGCGTGTGGAGCAGGCGATCGTGCTGGTTCGGCCGCGGTTTCGCCGCAGTCGCCCCCGATGCGGCAGCGGCGGCGCCGCCGACGCCCAGGGGCAGGAGGATGGCGGCGGCGGCGATGGCGGTCGCGCGCGCGGCGAACGGGCGGCGGGCGCGGGGGGCGTGCGTCACGAGATCTCCTGGCGTCCGGGCGGGTTGGGGTGGCGAGGAGACAGCGCCCAAGCGTCAATCGTCCCGGTCGTCCCCGTGCTGCCCGCCGACCCTAGCGTCTGACCCGGGTATCACCGCAAGAACCCCGGCCGTGGCCGCTGGTCTCACTTTCGTCACGAAGCGGGCGTCAGCCCTCGAGGTCGACCAGACGCGCGTACTCGGCCCCCACCTCGGACGCGATCGCGTCCAGGACGGCCGGCGGGATGGCGGAGTCGACGGTCAGCGCGACCAGCGCGTGGCCGCCCTTGGCGTCGCGGGCCACCTGCATGCCCGCGATGTTGACGCCGGCGTCTCCGAGGATCCGCCCGACCCGACCGACCATGCCGGGCCGGTCCTCGTAGCGGAGGAACGCGAGATGGGCCGCGAGCCCGAGGTCGACGTCGTAGCCGTTGACCTCGACCACCTTCTCGATCTGGCGGCGCCCCACCAGCGTGCCGCTGACCGAGACCACGCCCCCGTCGGCGAGCGTCCCTCGCACGCTCACCAGGTTGCGGTGGTCGACGCTGTCGGGGTCGGTCACCAGCGAGACCTCGAGGCCACGCTCCTTGGCGAACAGAGGGGCGTTGACATAGGAGACGGCGTCCTCGACCACGTCGGTGAAGACGCCCTTGAGCGCCGACAGCTCGAGCACCGAGACGTCGTTCGCGACGATCTCCCCGAGCACCTCGACGGTGAGCGTGGCGGGCAGCTCGCCGGCGAGCGCGGTCAGGATGCGGCCCAGCTTCTCGGTCAGGGGCAGTGCGGGGCGCACGTCCTCGGCGATCGCCCCGCCCTGGACGTTCACGGCGTCCGGGACGAGCTCGCCGGCCAGCGCCAGACGTACCGAGCGCGCGACCGCGATGCCGGCCTTCTCCTGGGCCTCGTCCGTGGACGCACCCAGGTGCGGCGTCACCACGACCTGCTCGAAGGCGAAGAGCGGGGAGTCCGTGCACGGCTCCTTGGCGAACACGTCGATCCCCGCGCCGGCGACCCTGCCGTCGGCGATGGCCGTCGCGAGGGCCTCCTCGTCGACAATCCCGCCGCGGGCCGCGTTGATGATGCGCACCGTGGGCTTGACCTTGCGCAGCGCCTCCTCGCCGATGAGGCCGAGGGTCTCCTTGTTCTTGGGCAGGTGCACGGTGATGAAGTCCGCGCTCTCGAGCAGCTCGTCCAGGGAGACCAGCCGGATGTTCATCTGCGCCGCGCGCGCCGGCTGGACGTAGGGGTCGTAGGCGATGAGCTGCACGCCGAAGGCGCTGAGCCGCTGGGCGACGAGCTGGCCGATGCGACCCAGGCCCACCACGCCCACGACCTTGTCCGCCAGCTCCACGCCGGTGTACTTCGACCGCTTCCACTCCCCGCCGCGCAGGGCGGCGTTGGCGGGCGCGATGTTGCGCGCGCTGGCCAGCAGCAGCGCGATGGCCAGCTCGGCCGCGCTGACGATGTTGGAGGTGGGCGCGTTGACGACCATGACGCCGGCCTGGGTCGCCGCAGGTACGTCGACGTTGTCGAGCCCGACGCCTGCCCGGGCGACCACCTTCAGCCGCGTGGCGGCCGCGAGCGCCTCGGCGTCGATGTGGGTGGCGGAGCGGATGAGCACCGCGTCGACATCGGCCAGGGCCGGCAGCAGCTGAGCGCGGTCCGCCCCGTCGCAGTGGCGGATCTCGAAGTCGGGACCCAGGGCCTCGACGGTTGCGGGGGACAGCTCCTCGGCGATGAGCACGACAGGCTTGGCCACGGCAGGACCCTTCGGCGACGGACGGGCGGCGACGGACGAGCAGGGCGAGCCTAACCCTCCTTGTGAAAACCTTCACGAGCGTCCACCTGCTGGACCGCCCGAACCGCGCTCAGCGGGCTGCGGTGCCCTCGACGTAGTCGGTGTCGTCGGTCTTCACCCACGACATGAGCTTGCGCAGCTCGCGACCGGTCGCCTCGATGGGGTGCTTCTCCGCCGCGGCCCGGAACGCCTTGAACTCCGGTGCGCCGGCGTCCTGGTCGGCGATGAACCGCGCCGCGAAGGTCCCGTTCTTGATGTCCGCGAGGACCGCGCGCATGTTCTCCCGCACGTGCTCGTCGATGATGCGTGGGCCGGAGACGTAGTCGCCGTACTCAGCGGTGTCCGACACCGACCAGCGCTGCTTGGCGATCCCGCCCTCGTACATGAGGTCCACGATGAGCTTGAGCTCGTGCAGGCACTCGAAGTAGGCCACCTCGGGCTGGTAGCCGGCTGCGACGAGAGTCTCGAAGCCCGCTTCGACGAGCGCCGATGCCCCGCCGCAGAGGACGGCCTGCTCGCCGAAGAGGTCGGTCTCGGTCTCCTCGGTGAAGGTGGTCCTGATCCCTCCGGCGCGCAGGCCTCCGATGGCCTTCGCGTAGGACAGCGCGAGCGGCCACGCGCCGCCGGTGGCGTCCTGCTCGACCGCGACGAGGACCGGTACCCCGCGACCGGCGACGTACTCCCTGCGGACGAGGTGGCCGGGGCCCTTGGGCGCGACCATGGCCACGTCCACCCCGGCCGGCGGCTTGATGTAGCCGAAGCGGATGTTGAAGCCGTGGCCGAAGAAGATGGCGTCGCCATCGACGAGGTTGGGCTCGATCGACTCGGCGTACAGGTGCCGCTGCGCGGGGTCGGGCGCCAGGACCATGATGAGGTCGGACTCCTCGACGGCGGCGGCTGGGTCGACGACGCGCAGCCCCTCCTCCTCGGCCTTGGCCCGGCTGCGTGAGCCCTCGGGCAGGCCGACCCGCACGTCCACGCCCGAGTCGCGAAGCGACAGTGAGTGGGCGTGCCCCTGGCTCCCGTAGCCCAGGACGGCGACGCTGCGCCCCTGGATGATCGACAGGTCGGCGTCGTCGTCGTAGAACAGCTCGGCCACCACGGGCTCCTTCAGTCTCAGGTCCGGTGTCGGGTTCGGGTCAGGTTGCTCGGGGTCGGGTGCTCGGGTCGGGTCGCTCGGGGTCACGTCGGTGTCATGCGCTGCGCTCGGCGCGCAGGCTACGGTCGGTCATCGAGCGCCCGCCACGAGACACCGCGACGACCCCCGACTGCACGAGCTCCTTGATGCCGTAAGGCTCGAGGACGCGCAGCAACGCGTCCAGCTTGTCCTGCTCCCCCACGGCCTCGACGACGAGGCTGTCCGGCGCCACGTCGACCACATGCGCCCGGAAGAGCTCCACCAGCTCGAGCACCTGCGAGCGTGCGGCGCCGTCGGCGCGGACCTTGACGAGCAGCAGCTCTCGCTGCACCGAGGAGTCGCCGTCCAGCTCCACGATCTTCAGCACGTTGATGAGCTTGTTGAGCTGCTTGGTCACCTGCTCCAGGGGACTGTCCTCGACGTTGACGACGATCGTCATGCGCGACAGGCCGGCTTGCTCGGTCGGCCCGACGGCGAGGGACTCGATGTTGAAGCTGCGCCGGCTGAACAGGGACGCGATCCGCGCCAGGACCCCGGGCGTGTCCTCCACGAGGACGGACAGCGTGTGACGGCTCATGCGGCACTTCCCTCGTCGAGGGCCGCGTCGAGCAGCGCGGCCACGTGGATCGCCGTGGTGTCGAGGAGGGGCACCGGGCCGTCCTCCGATCCCAGCAGCATGGTGTGCTCGGTGCACCCCAGCAGCACAGCCTGCGCTCCCCGGTCGACCAGCCGGTCGATCACGCCGAGGTGCGCCTTGCGCGAGGAGTCCTCGACGATCCCTTGGGTGAGCTCCTCGTAGATGACCCGGTGGATCATCGCCC is part of the Actinomycetes bacterium genome and encodes:
- a CDS encoding S8 family serine peptidase — encoded protein: MTHAPRARRPFAARATAIAAAAILLPLGVGGAAAAASGATAAKPRPNQHDRLLHTPTAGSIRSLAGLPASGRVAVMLQLDAKPAAQAYSSALHLGLHAAGTASRLATARVRTQQHQVEATFSRPATRATTLFQVHALYAGVAVVTDASRLAALAALPNVKAIHVLTPKSIDNANTVPLTAAPQAWESGASGTGKGVTIGIIDSGIDYTHADFGGPGTVAAYNAARAASAAEPTYPDPAKVAGGYDFAGDAYDAAAPLGNPALIPHPDDNPLDCDGHGTHVAGTAAGYGVAADGSTFHGPYDTSTPFSSLKIGPGMAPGAKLFALKVFGCKGDTDLISEALDWAADPNGDGDLNDHLDVVNMSLGSDFASPEDPDSVATNNAVLAGITVAAAIGNAGDAFEVGGSPGNASRAIAVAASDDNTDTWDGVAAKFDGTDAPGSPFPGELSTSYDWTNKPGVTDAPLAEISSDWTDADVATTNADGCDPLTSAQAAKVAGKVAFLYWTDNDVNRRCGSAARSANVRAAGAIGALFGDDSNRFAAGIVGDSIIPVMITSKDARDEIQTALNGSHAVTVTLTGALRLAVKNVLTGAEDPTDAIVGFSSRGITQSDNVKPDVSAPGNSIVSAAFGTGAGGAVESGTSMATPHVAGEAALVIAAHPDWRPEQVKAAIMDTATHHVYPLPAHGGAALGVLRAGAGRIDAQAAVDTDSLAYVVNDPGVVSVTFGTLDATGDLTRTKQVRIENDGASSNTYTLSVEDVDTLPGASFSVSPSSVTLPADTSREVTVTLTVDAAALTHKPDPSLDLDPLGTGGVLDRDWASYASARLVVNPTSGDTLNVPLYAAPRPASAMHAAGTPALSGSGHIAAGTLTLAGTGLAQGSGVAAEQSTVSAFELQGVSPRMPDCGSDGSLSLLIGCIPYEDVRSADLRYVGAATDAPAVISAGGNPFQNPATLGSNPPAYLYFAVTAYAPWRTAQGLQEYDVLIDTDGDGQPDLVVFNDRVTTSAGDPVDVFLSTTVSLRDGDGQAIVDQELLNAAPGEFDTRKIGSDAMVLPVEINELAHPVDPGTGDPILDENGKPLKPFLTAAHPRFSYSVESFNEEIGLADVAGEESVSDLLDPNAPLVSPFSFDPTHPGLAATSAGEPVLADDSPGATLSVRLDRATVGIDGGRGLLLIHHLNATGSRAEVVGITPDASRTSLALSTSRAGYWSTKRATATVSIVGNPTHPSGGTVQFKSGSTLIATGTLVNGKVTVTLPRLHIRTHHITATLVASAALSGSTSTARTLVVTKSASKVSLTAPATVSHRAHAEARVKVSVPGSLHHPTGTVTVYDGTSAIAHGTLRKGALTLTLPHLAKGTHTLVVRYAGDSTVAAGTSSEVTVRST
- the serA gene encoding phosphoglycerate dehydrogenase, producing MAKPVVLIAEELSPATVEALGPDFEIRHCDGADRAQLLPALADVDAVLIRSATHIDAEALAAATRLKVVARAGVGLDNVDVPAATQAGVMVVNAPTSNIVSAAELAIALLLASARNIAPANAALRGGEWKRSKYTGVELADKVVGVVGLGRIGQLVAQRLSAFGVQLIAYDPYVQPARAAQMNIRLVSLDELLESADFITVHLPKNKETLGLIGEEALRKVKPTVRIINAARGGIVDEEALATAIADGRVAGAGIDVFAKEPCTDSPLFAFEQVVVTPHLGASTDEAQEKAGIAVARSVRLALAGELVPDAVNVQGGAIAEDVRPALPLTEKLGRILTALAGELPATLTVEVLGEIVANDVSVLELSALKGVFTDVVEDAVSYVNAPLFAKERGLEVSLVTDPDSVDHRNLVSVRGTLADGGVVSVSGTLVGRRQIEKVVEVNGYDVDLGLAAHLAFLRYEDRPGMVGRVGRILGDAGVNIAGMQVARDAKGGHALVALTVDSAIPPAVLDAIASEVGAEYARLVDLEG
- the ilvC gene encoding ketol-acid reductoisomerase, producing MAELFYDDDADLSIIQGRSVAVLGYGSQGHAHSLSLRDSGVDVRVGLPEGSRSRAKAEEEGLRVVDPAAAVEESDLIMVLAPDPAQRHLYAESIEPNLVDGDAIFFGHGFNIRFGYIKPPAGVDVAMVAPKGPGHLVRREYVAGRGVPVLVAVEQDATGGAWPLALSYAKAIGGLRAGGIRTTFTEETETDLFGEQAVLCGGASALVEAGFETLVAAGYQPEVAYFECLHELKLIVDLMYEGGIAKQRWSVSDTAEYGDYVSGPRIIDEHVRENMRAVLADIKNGTFAARFIADQDAGAPEFKAFRAAAEKHPIEATGRELRKLMSWVKTDDTDYVEGTAAR
- the ilvN gene encoding acetolactate synthase small subunit yields the protein MSRHTLSVLVEDTPGVLARIASLFSRRSFNIESLAVGPTEQAGLSRMTIVVNVEDSPLEQVTKQLNKLINVLKIVELDGDSSVQRELLLVKVRADGAARSQVLELVELFRAHVVDVAPDSLVVEAVGEQDKLDALLRVLEPYGIKELVQSGVVAVSRGGRSMTDRSLRAERSA